One Miscanthus floridulus cultivar M001 chromosome 11, ASM1932011v1, whole genome shotgun sequence DNA window includes the following coding sequences:
- the LOC136490774 gene encoding uncharacterized protein, with amino-acid sequence MDPGKSIDDKFSKLHPSFPGDTRIGIVGAGPSGLSAAYALAKLGYHNVTVFEKCHNVSGMCESIDIEGRTYDLGGQVIAANSAPVITHLAKELGSEFEEMDTHELALIDSQTGNIQDLEVAEDYVSMVSLTLKLQDEANRSGRVGIHAVSGLASDPTLDFLKQHGISSMPKSVVYGYTASGYGFVQDMPYAFIHEFTRTSMAGKIRRFKHGYMSLWEKLSRSLPFEILCGTEVLRVKRDNCVASVTIKNSNDDVEVREFDKIILSGALPFKNGKTYRSSSMTDGENEVVELNDLERELFSKVRTIDYYTTVVKIEGFEHMPKGFFYFGEYMEDPTTVGHPVAMQRFFADTNIFLFWSYGNSADIKESYVAKCVTDVVTSMGGTVQKVLLQRRFKYFPHVSSEDMKNGFYEKVESQLQGFQNTYFVGGLLAFELTERNALYSISAVCKHFAIASELPMIPYVKRLFPLSKGNPSPPRDIGELEGVEFPHLPSLDGYLQYWGTHGVTAEKFIYTWINEEGKIVNRRTYQELHDNASYIAYRLLTSTKPIIKPGDRVLLIHLPGLEFVDAFFGCIRAGVIPVPVLPPDPMQRGGQALLKVENVSEVCNAVAILSTSSYHAAVRAGYIKNIVTLASSAQKCSAQWPDLSWIHTDSWIKNYRRSPGSFNSESVVPMITKPQPSELCFLQFTSGSTGDAKGVMITHGGLIHNVKMMKKRYRSTSKTVLISWLPQYHDMGLIGGLFTTLVSGGTSILFSPMTFIRNPLLWLKTISDYHGTHSAGPNFAFELVIRRLEAEKNKMYDLSSMIFIMIAAEPVRQKTVKRFIELTRPLGFSEGVLAPGYGLAENCVYVSCAFGECKPIFIDWQGRICCGYVDPNDTDVVIKIVDPDSLTEHQEDGAEGEIWISSSSSGVGYWNNKETSQRTFCNWLKNYPNIKFTRTGDLGRIIDGKLFITGRIKDLIIVAGRNIYSADVEKTVEGSSDVLRPGCCAVIGVPEEALTQKGISIPDSSDQVGLVVIAEVRDGKVASEEIADSIRTCVAEEHGVTIASVKLIKPRTISKTTSGKIRRFECMKQFVDNTLSLASGNHISNKKSLFRSLTTGTGMEIRRPFLKHTVDPTIHPQPRSKVKNFMEIVEFLTQLVSDQTGISKDKISPNDSLPSYGFDSIAVVRAAQKLSDFLGTPVGAIDIFTASSISELANSMENLVLKSQPQVAPQPRSKLKRSSEIIEFLTQIVSDQAGIPKDKISPTDSLPSYGFDSIAVVRAAQKLSDFLGIPVGAIDIFAASCIAELASFLENLARKSQPQLEPDVSHSAEDENLVITDATSLDLSVFATGTLQLLALTYVCFILLLPAYLASSMYMSMISSVSLVKSSLLSYLSSLVLAPIAWICYALFTSLSLSTLGKPFLQPNYVLTPDISIWSVDFVKWWALNKAQSLAAKMLAVHLKGTVFLNYWFKMQGARIGSHVVIDTVDITDPSLLAVADGAVIAEGVLIQSHEVRNEVLSFRHIKIGQKASIGPYAVIQKGTVVHGGVVVPPLQKTEQGKSAYPPSGASAYMKDEAGTANMAFEHLVSIYAVGFLGALSGATVFMLYTHFSGTTASLQHFSFACVAGAFHWLPAVIAAYAVIVRETTKSPVEFALFIAFAYFSYGIIVSLLTSVTNKALATRSGTKKKDMASLIQQRITIAAHLRFAKMISGTEAFCMYLRLLGAKIGRHCSIRAINPVANPQLISIGDGVHLGDFCNIVPGFYSKGFTSAEIKVQDNTVVGSGSLLLPGSVLQENVILGALSVAPQGSVLLQGGVYVGAQSLTLVKNTSLTDDERIAEMDPMYKKIVGNLAANLAITTMNVKSRYFHRIGVSGRGVLRMYQDIPSLPKHKIFGAGKSFPVIVRHSNSLSADDDARLDARGAAVRILSDDGEVPLLDLTLKSGKAFYARTIADFATWLVCGLPAREEQVKRAPHIRDAVWGSLRNTDSYTMLHYYSNICRLLRFEDGRQMYAKFKLRPADQAISEDSGQVVPRGILPPETGAIPRDEGDTRPLLFLADNFRRKVESPEGVRYVFQLQLRNVPADSATRDIALDCTRPWDEAEFPYIEVGEISIGSNLPAEETEKLEFNPFLRCQEVDVISATSCKQSASIDHGRSLVYEICQRVRNGEPLPASWRAFLEQSDTKIDLSGCPVIAATRSSLDVRQATKVTLARTWYQALWATLCQPLLQTLVPYFVVGLVIFLPLRGLLAAMATGMPLYWTLPIFWATSGVAAMGACAAAKWALVGRRADGDTVHIWAPPVFLDTVWQAVRTVTAEYFAELTPGSVLFAGWMRAMGASVAVSGGVYVDSMGALLNPEMVHLERGASVGRDALLFGHVYEGEGGEVKFGRVHVGEDGFVGSRAVAMPGVRVDDGGCLGALRLAMKEEIVMNSM; translated from the exons ATGGATCCAGGAAAATCAATAGATGATAAATTCAGCAAGTTGCATCCAAGTTTTCCAGGAGACACCAGAATTGGCATAGTTGGAGCAGGGCCAAGCGGCTTATCAGCAGCATATGCACTAGCTAAGCTAGGATATCACAACGTAACTGTGTTTGAGAAATGCCATAATGTTTCAGGGATGTGCGAGTCCATTGATATCGAGG GAAGGACATATGATCTGGGAGGACAAGTTATAGCAGCAAACAGTGCCCCTGTTATAACTCACCTGGCAAAGGAACTAGGTTCTGAATTTGAAGAAATGGATACGCACGAGCTTGCTCTGATTGACAGCCAAACAGGAAACATTCAAGATCTTGAAGTTGCTGAGGACTATGTATCCATGGTATCTCTAACGCTAAAATTACAG GATGAGGCGAATAGGTCTGGACGAGTGGGAATTCATGCAGTTAGTGGATTGGCCTCAGATCCAACTCttgactttttgaagcagcatgGAATAAGTTCAATGCCAAAATCTGTAGTATATGGTTACACTGCTTCTGGCTATGGTTTTGTTCAAGACATGCCCTATGCTTTCATACATGAGTTTACTAGAACCTCTATGGCTGGCAAGATCCGACGTTTCAAGCATGGTTACATGAGCTTGTGGGAGAAACTTAGTCGGTCATTACCATTTGAAATTCTTTGTGGCACGGAGGTTCTCAGAGTCAAGCGTGACAATTGTGTCGCAAGTGTAACTATCAAGAATAGCAATGATGATGTAGAAGTTAGGGAGTTTGATAAAATTATATTGtcaggtgctcttcctttcaagaATGGGAAAACATATCGATCTTCGAGTATGACTG ATGGAGAAAATGAAGTGGTAGAACTGAATGATCTTGAAAGAGAGCTATTCAGTAAGGTACGGACGATTGACTACTATACAACTGTTGTTAAGATTGAAGGATTTGAGCACATGCCAAAGGGCTTTTTCTACTTTGGGGAATACATGGAGGATCCAACAACAGTAGGGCATCCAGTGGCAATGCAAAGATTCTTTGCTGACACAAATATTTTCTTGTTCTGGTCTTATGGGAATTCAGCAGACATCAAGGAGTCATATGTGGCTAAATGTGTAACCGATGTTGTGACATCTATGGGAGGAACTGTGCAGAAAGTGCTTTTACAGCGGCGATTCAAATATTTCCCTCATGTCAGCAGTGAAG ACATGAAAAATGGATTCTATGAGAAGGTGGAGTCTCAGTTGCAAGGCTTTCAGAACACTTACTTTGTTGGAGGTCTGCTAGCGTTTGAGCTAACTGAAAGAAATGCGTTATACTCCATCTCAGCTGTTTGTAAACACTTTGCCATTGCCAGTGAGCTACCAATGATTCCTTATGTTAAG AGACTTTTTCCTCTATCCAAAGGAAATCCTTCACCTCCTAGAGATATTGGTGAGCTTGAAGGAGTTGAATTCCCCCATCTTCCATCCCTGGATGGATATTTACAATACTGGGGAACTCATGGAGTCACTGCGGAGAAGTTTATCTACACTTGGATCAACGAAGAAGGGAAGATCGTGAATCGTAGAACCTACCAGGAGCTTCATGATAATGCATCTTACATTGCGTATAGGCTATTGACAAGCACAAAGCCTATTATCAAGCCTGGTGACAGAGTTCTCCTTATTCATCTACCTGGTTTGGAGTTTGTTGATGcattctttgggtgcatcagaGCAGGAGTTATACCAGTCCCAGTTTTGCCCCCTGACCCAATGCAAAGGGGTGGGCAAGCGCTTCTGAAAGTTGAGAATGTCTCTGAGGTGTGCAATGCTGTTGCAATTCTTTCGACCTCTTCATACCATGCTGCTGTACGTGCAGGCTATATCAAGAATATTGTCACTCTAGCATCGAGTGCTCAGAAATGCTCAGCTCAGTGGCCTGACCTCTCATGGATTCACACTGACTCATGGATTAAGAACTATCGACGAAGTCCAGGCAGCTTCAACTCAGAAAGTGTCGTGCCTATGATTACCAAGCCCCAACCAAGTGAGTTGTGCTTTCTACAATTCACTTCAGGTTCCACTGGTGATGCCAAGGGTGTGATGATAACACATGGTGGACTAATCCACAatgtgaagatgatgaagaagcgATATAGAAGTACTTCAAAAACTGTCCTTATCAGTTGGCTTCCACAGTACCATGACATGGGTCTAATAGGGGGTCTTTTCACTACTCTTGTAAGTGGAGGAACTTCCATTCTATTTTCACCAATGACATTTATCAGAAACCCCCTCCTATGGCTCAAAACAATAAGTGACTACCATGGAACACACAGTGCAGGGCCAAACTTTGCATTTGAATTGGTTATAAGACGGCTTGAGGCTGAGAAGAACAAAATGTATGACCTCTCTTCAATGATCTTCATCATGATTGCCGCAGAGCCAGTGAGGCAAAAAACTGTCAAAAGGTTCATAGAGTTGACTCGACCTTTGGGCTTTTCTGAAGGTGTACTTGCTCCTGGATATGGACTGGCTGAGAATTGTGTCTATGTTAGCTGTGCTTTTGGTGAATGCAAGCCCATTTTTATAGACTGGCAGGGAAGAATTTGTTGTGGGTATGTTGATCCAAATGATACAGATGTTGTGATCAAAATTGTTGATCCAGACTCTTTGACAGAGCATCAAGAGGATGGTGCTGAGGGTGAGATATGGATCAGCAGTTCTAGTTCTGGAGTTGGTTATTGGAACAATAAGGAAACAAGCCAGAGAACCTTTTGCAATTGGCTCAAGAATTACCCTAACATAAAGTTTACAAGAACTGGTGATTTAGGACGGATCATTGATGGTAAACTTTTTATTACAGGAAGGATCAAAGATCTTATCATTGTTGCTGGTAGAAATATTTATTCTGCAGATGTAGAGAAGACAGTGGAAGGTTCTTCTGATGTTCTTCGACCAGGCTGTTGTGCTGTTATTGGTGTTCCTGAGGAAGCTTTAACCCAGAAAGGCATCTCAATCCCTGATTCTTCTGATCAGGTTGGACTTGTCGTGATCGCTGAGGTTAGGGATGGTAAAGTAGCCTCTGAAGAGATCGCAGACAGCATCAGAACATGTGTAGCCGAGGAGCATGGTGTAACTATTGCATCTGTCAAGCTTATCAAACCTAGAACCATATCCAAGACAACTTCTGGGAAAATACGGAGATTTGAATGCATGAAGCAATTTGTTGATAATACTCTTAGCTTGGCAAGTGGTAATCATATATCTAACAAGAAGTCGCTTTTTCGGTCTCTCACTACAGGAACTGGCATGGAAATCAGGAGACCTTTTTTGAAGCACACTGTTGATCCTACCATTCACCCTCAGCCTAGAAGCAAAGTGAAAAACTTCATGGAGATTGTTGAGTTTTTAACGCAGTTAGTATCTGATCAAACAGGTATTTCAAAGGATAAAATTTCCCCAAATGACAGCCTACCTTCTTATGGCTTTGACTCGATTGCAGTGGTCCGAGCAGCACAAAAGCTCTCAGATTTTCTTGGTACACCTGTTGGAGCAATTGACATCTTTACTGCGAGCAGCATTTCAGAGCTTGCTAACTCCATGGAGAATCTGGTGCTTAAGTCACAACCACAGGTGGCACCTCAGCCTAGAAGCAAATTGAAAAGGTCCAGTGAGATTATTGAGTTTCTAACACAGATAGTATCAGATCAAGCAGGCATTCCAAAGGACAAAATTTCTCCAACTGATAGTCTACCTTCTTACGGTTTTGATTCAATTGCAGTGGTCCGAGCTGCCCAGAAGCTCTCAGATTTTCTTGGTATTCCTGTTGGAGCCATTGACATTTTTGCAGCAAGCTGTATTGCTGAGCTTGCCAGCTTCTTGGAGAATTTGGCGCGCAAGTCACAACCACAGTTAGAACCTGATGTATCTCACTCCGCTGAAGATGAGAATCTTGTTATCACAGATGCCACTAGTTTAGATCTTAGCGTGTTTGCTACTGGGACCCTCCAACTCCTGGCTCTTACTTATGTCTGTTTTATCCTGTTACTCCCAGCATATCTCGCAAGCTCGATGTACATGAGCATGATATCTTCAGTCAGTCTGGTGAAATCATCACTACTGAGCTATCTTAGTTCTTTGGTGTTGGCACCTATTGCATGGATCTGCTATGCCTTGTTCACTTCATTATCCCTGTCTACCTTGGGGAAGCCATTCCTTCAGCCAAATTATGTTTTAACCCCTGATATTTCGATATGGTCAGTTGACTTTGTGAAATGGTGGGCACTAAACAAGGCACAATCATTAGCAGCAAAGATGCTAGCTGTGCATCTAAAGGGCACAGTCTTCTTGAATTATTGGTTCAAGATGCAAGGAGCTCGGATTGGTTCACATGTTGTCATTGATACGGTAGACATCACTGACCCATCCTTACTAGCAGTCGCAGATGGTGCAGTGATCGCAGAAGGTGTTCTCATTCAGAGCCATGAAGTCCGTAATGAAGTGCTGAGTTTCAGGCATATCAAGATTGGTCAGAAGGCATCAATTGGCCCTTATGCGGTGATCCAGAAGGGAACTGTTGTGCATGGTGGCGTTGTCGTTCCACCGTTGCAAAAGACTGAGCAAGGGAAATCAGCATATCCTCCTAGCGGAGCTTCTGCGTACATGAAG GACGAAGCAGGGACAGCAAACATGGCATTTGAACACCTCGTTAGCATCTATGCAGTTGGCTTCTTGGGTGCTTTGTCAGGTGCAACAGTCTTCATGTTGTACACCCACTTTTCAGGCACCACGGCTTCACTTCAGCACTTCTCCTTTGCATGTGTTGCTGGTGCCTTCCATTGGTTGCCAGCTGTCATTGCCGCTTATGCTGTGATTGTCCGGGAGACAACCAAGAGCCCAGTGGAATTTGCTCTCTTCATTGCCTTCGCCTACTTTAGTTATGGGATCATCGTTAGCCTTCTCACCAGTGTCACCAACAAAGCTCTTGCTACAAGGTCAGGGACCAAGAAGAAGGATATGGCAAGTTTGATCCAGCAGCGCATAACCATCGCTGCACACCTCAGATTTGCAAAGATGATATCCGGCACAGAAGCCTTCTGCATGTATTTGAGGCTTCTTGGAGCAAAGATTGGCAGGCATTGCTCTATCCGAGCCATCAATCCGGTGGCAAATCCTCAGCTGATCAGCATTGGTGATGGGGTCCATCTAGGTGATTTCTGCAATATTGTTCCAGGGTTCTACTCAAAGGGGTTTACCAGTGCAGAGATTAAGGTCCAGGACAACACTGTGGTTGGCAGTGGCAGCTTGCTCCTTCCTGGCTCTGTCCTCCAAGAGAATGTCATCCTGGGAGCACTATCTGTCGCCCCACAGGGTTCGGTTCTCCTTCAAGGTGGCGTCTATGTCGGGGCGCAGTCTCTGACCTTGGTGAAGAACACCTCGCTCACAGATGATGAACGGATTGCAGAGATGGACCCGATGTATAAGAAGATTGTTGGGAACCTTGCGGCGAACCTGGCCATCACTACCATGAACGTCAAGTCAAGATACTTCCACCGCATTGGCGTCAGTGGGCGGGGGGTCCTGAGGATGTACCAAGATATACCTTCCCTGCCCAAGCACAAGATATTTGGCGCCGGCAAGTCTTTCCCGGTGATTGTCCGGCACAGCAACAGCCTCAGCGCAGATGACGACGCAAGGCTCGACGCTCGCGGCGCAGCAGTGCGGATCCTCTCGGATGATGGCGAGGTGCCTCTTCTTGATCTCACACTGAAGAGCGGCAAGGCGTTTTACGCGCGCACAATCGCCGACTTCGCCACCTGGCTTGTCTGTGGCCTGCCGGCGAGGGAAGAGCAAGTGAAGCGTGCACCGCACATCCGTGACGCCGTCTGGGGCTCGTTGCGGAACACCGACTCGTACACCATGCTTCATTACTACTCAAACATATGCCGGCTGCTGCGGTTCGAAGACGGCAGGCAGATGTATGCAAAGTTCAAGCTTCGTCCTGCGGACCAAGCCATCTCGGAGGACTCCGGCCAGGTGGTGCCGCGTGGCATCCTGCCGCCGGAAACTGGTGCGATCCCGAGGGACGAGGGTGACACACGCCCGCTGCTCTTCCTCGCTGACAACTTCCGCCGGAAGGTGGAGTCTCCCGAGGGGGTGCGCTATGTCTTCCAGCTGCAGCTCAGGAATGTCCCTGCTGACAGCGCCACTCGCGACATCGCTCTAGACTGCACACGGCCTTGGGACGAGGCCGAGTTCCCGTACATCGAAGTCGGAGAGATAAGCATTGGCAGCAATCTCCCAGCAGAGGAGACGGAGAAACTCGAGTTCAACCCGTTCCTGCGGTGCCAAGAGGTGGACGTGATCTCGGCGACGTCCTGCAAGCAGAGCGCGTCCATCGACCATGGGCGCTCGCTGGTCTACGAGATCTGCCAGCGCGTGCGAAATGGCGAGCCACTGCCGGCCTCGTGGCGAGCGTTCCTCGAGCAGTCAGACACCAAGATCGACTTGTCAGGCTGTCCCGTCATCGCGGCGACGCGCTCAAGCTTGGACGTCCGTCAAGCCACCAAGGTGACGCTGGCTCGGACATGGTATCAGGCGCTCTGGGCCACGCTGTGCCAGCCACTGCTGCAGACTCTCGTGCCTTACTTCGTCGTGGGCCTAGTCATCTTCCTCCCCCTCCGTGGCCtcctcgccgccatggccaccggcaTGCCACTCTACTGGACTCTGCCCATCTTCTGGGCCACGTCAGGCGTCGCGGCGATGGGTGCCTGTGCTGCAGCGAAGTGGGCCCTGGTTGGCAGGCGGGCTGACGGTGACACAGTGCACATCTGGGCGCCGCCCGTGTTCCTGGACACGGTCTGGCAGGCGGTGCGGACGGTGACCGCGGAGTACTTCGCGGAGCTGACGCCCGGGTCCGTGCTGTTCGCTGGGTGGATGCGGGCGATGGGCGCGTCCGTGGCCGTGTCCGGTGGCGTGTACGTGGACTCCATGGGCGCGCTGCTGAACCCGGAGATGGTGCACCTGGAGCGCGGCGCAAGCGTGGGGCGGGACGCGCTGCTGTTCGGCCACGTATACGAGGGCGAGGGCGGGGAGGTGAAGTTCGGCAGGGTCCACGTGGGCGAGGATGGGTTCGTCGGCAGCCGCGCGGTGGCCATGCCGGGCGTCAGGGTCGACGACGGTGGATGCCTCGGTGCCCTGCGGCTGGCCATGAAGGAGGAGATCGTGATGAACAGTATGTAG
- the LOC136491358 gene encoding uncharacterized protein, protein MARAAVVALLAVAVLLACLPPAAASSYRGAAALRRLETTAPMDTAQGLREKADVAKGAEEDLSTTGFSAESEREVPTGPDPIHHHARGPRRQSP, encoded by the exons ATGGCTCGTGCGGCCGTCGTCGCCTTGCTCGCCGTTGCTGTGCTCTTGGCCTGCttgccgcccgccgccgcctcgtCGTACCGGGGAG CAGCTGCATTGCGACGGCTCGAGACAACGGCGCCCATGGACACCGCGCAGGGCTTGCGGGAGAAGGCGGACGTGGCCAAG GGCGCGGAGGAGGACCTGAGCACGACGGGTTTCAGCGCGGAGTCCGAGAGGGAGGTGCCAACGGGACCGGACCCCATCCACCACCACGCCCGGGGGCCAAGGCGGCAGTCGCCTTGA